Below is a genomic region from Actinoallomurus bryophytorum.
CGCGGCCGATGGCACCTGTGCTCGAGGCGTTGCGGGGGAGGCGGAGGCCCAAAAGCTCGCCGTCGTCCGAAGACTGTACGGCCAGCAGCACACCGGATCGAGAACGCCGGCAGCCGGGGATGAATCCGTTGTACGCCCGCGTGAGATCCTCGTTCGTGCCGGCGATTATCACCCCATGATCTCCGTCCCGCGCTGACCGCAGAACTCCTTCCAAAGCCTCGCCCACGTCGCTGCGGTCCAGAAGCTCCGCGTCATCGACCGCGACGACGTATCGCTGGCAATCACCTATGAGTGACCCCAGCGCATCCTCGTCAGCGTCCGCTGACAGGACTCCGAGGACGCCCGGCTCGTCTTCCAGGATGAGCAATGGCGAGCGGCGAGGGCAGACTAGTGCGACCGGGACAGAACCCTCGCCGATGTCAGGGTCCAGCAATGACCTCACCATGGTCATGAGGACGGTCGATCGGCCGGAGCGGGGTGGACCGGCGATCGTGAATCCCGGACCCTCCGCCAGAAGATCGACACCGATCGGACGAAGCTCGTCCCCGCCGGCGCCGACCATGGCCCACAGCGGAGATGGCGCCTTGAAGTCCGGATCCGTGGCAAGAGCCTCTGCATACGTCACCCGTACCGGCAGTTCATCCACATGCATGGGTCGAAGCTCCGGCGATGGACGACTGAATGACCGTTCAGCGGTGCGCGACAGTTGCTGCAACGCAGCCACCTGCGCAGTGCCTGCTGCATTGGGGTCAAGGAGGGCGATCTGGGACGCACGCAAAGACGATGCACCGACGGCTTCCAGCACTCGTCCGGCCGGCATCTCCGATGGGACATGCCGTTCGTTGATGCCGGCGTAGTTGTAGTCGTTCGGGTCCGACATTCGCAGGATCAGGCGGTCGTCGAAGACGGTCGACACCTGACCGCCCAAACCCGACCGGTCGCCCGTGAAGACCGCACGAAGGCCTACGGCGGTGCCTTCGCGGAGCAAACGCAGCACCGAATCGATCAGCCGCCCGTAGTCATAGTTCTCGAACGCCGCGACGAAGCCCTCCCATCGGTCCAGCATCAGGAGCATCCACGGCAGCCGCTCCGAAGGCGTTACCGCCGCACGCTGTTCCGCCAAAGACGCGAACCCCGTGGCCGCCAACACCTGCTGCCGACGGGATACCTCCGTGTGCAGCCGGGCCAGCAGTCGCTCCATCCGCTCGATCTGGTCGCGGCCCACGACCGCGCCGCAGTGTGGCAAGGCCACCAACGGCAGCAGGGCGTTCGCGCCGCAGTCGATCGCGTACAGGTGGACGTCCGAAGGTGCGCATGACGAGGCCAAGGCTCCCGCCAGAGTGCGTAGCACCGTTGAACGCCCCGACCGCGACGAACCGGCCACGTACAGATGTCCTCCATGCACCAGATCGAGACAGAGCGCAGACCGGGACTGGGAGGCCGGCAGGTCCGTCAGGCCGAAGGCCAACGGCGCCACGTCGTCCTCATCGGCGAACACTGCGGGCAGGTCATCCAGCGTCACCACCGATGGCAACGGTGCCAGCCACGGCGGTGCCTCCTCCGTGATCCCCGACCGGTCACACGCCTCGCGAACAGCGGCCACCAGCACCTTCAGGTCCGTCACCATCGATGACTCGTCCTCGACAGCAGATGACAGAGCCAATGGCCGGCCAAGGCGAGCCCATGGCAAAGGCACGACCTGCGCGGGCACCGAGGACACGTTCCCCGGGCGGCGGCCGCCGATTCGGGCTGCCTGGACGGCCACCGGCGCGGCCGCGCCCGACCGTACATAACACCGCCCCGGCGAGGACTTGGAGATGCGCGCGGCCGACGGGTCATCCAGAACGTCCGACGACTCGTCCGCGTCCGTCACCCGCAGCGCGATGCGCAGGTTCGTGTTCGCCCGGATGTCACCGGTGACCACACCGGCCGGGCGCTGGGTGGCCAGCAGCAGGTGCACCCCCAGCGACCGCCCTCGGCGCCCGATATCGACCAAACCCTCGACGAAGTCCGGCAACTCTCCCGCCATCGCCGCGAACTCATCGATGACCAGGACCAGCCGCGGTACGCGCGACGGCGCCCGCCGGTCGCCCGCGTCGAACAAAGCGCAGTAATCCTCGATGTCCTTGGCACCCGCGTGCAGCAGCAGTGACTCCCGCCGCCGTACCTCGGCTCCCAGGGACTCCAGCGCCCGCTCCGTCAAATGGCCGTCGAGGTCCGTCACCATCCCGACCACATGAGGCAGGGACGCGCAGTCCGCGAACGCCGCGCCACCTTTGTAGTCGATCAGGACGAACGTCATCTCGTCCGGCCGGTTGGCCACGGCCAAAGAAGCGATCAACGTCTGCAGCAGCTCCGACTTACCCGCGCCCGTCGTCCCCGCGATCAAACCGTGCGGCCCGTCAAAGCGCAGGTCCACCGTGAAGACGCCATCCGCGGACACGCCGACGGGCACCGACGTCGTACGGCCCCCGGCCTGCCACACCGCCTGGATCTGGGCGGCGGAAGGCGACGGCATGTGCAGAAGCTCCAGCAGCCGCGCCGACGACGGGATCATCGACTCGGCGTCGTCTCGGGACACGTCGCGTACGGGGGCCAGCGCTCGGGCCAGGCGGTCGCACCAGGCCGGTGTCACCTGGTCGGCCAGTACCGCGCCGACCGAGTCCAGGCCGTTGCCGTGCAGCCGTACGTGCGTTGGGCGGTCCCAGTCCCACACGGCGACCGCCGTGCACTCCTCCGGCAGGAGGCGTTCGTCGTCGTCGATGCAGATCGCGTGCAGTCCGACAGAAGGACCGCCGCTCAGTACCTGTGGCATGCCCGGGACCCGGCGCAGCTGCCGGGCCCCGTCGAGTACGAGGAGGATGTTGTACGACGAGGGAGCCGACGGCGTGACACCGAAGGACGGCTCCGCCGAGCGGCGGCGTTCGGTGATGCGGATGGCCAGCTCCGTCACGCGCCGGGCCACCGTGTCCGGGTCGGCTCCGATGAGGGCGACGCAGTCCTCGCCCTCGCGCGGCGCGCAGTGGGGCAGCCAGCGCACCCAGTTCCAGTGCGAGGCGGCGTCCGGCGACGCCGACAGGACAACGATCGACAGGTCGCGCGGGCTGTGCAGCGCGGCAGCCTGGGCGACCAGCCAGCGGGCCAGCGCACGGGAACGGTCGCGGGCGCCCGACAGACCCA
It encodes:
- a CDS encoding FtsK/SpoIIIE domain-containing protein, which codes for MLDPSAPAGRLLRDGAVVAVHQSAAPGTVLTEPTGIAEVRVSGGPASGSVHRLGIGQTTFGTGSDVDVRLPDPTVPPHALKVTVESRRVTVQGSGVLDQVPLDGTVEWPPGGVLAVGSTVLTLVPQVAPDAHLSALEDGGLAYNRPPRIRAQSGPRQIEVPQEPEKGQRERLRLLGSLLFAATGVVMVVFTGQWYWALMALAYPVIQVGEWIADRLYGRKSYKKALREYRAKKAEFDGALESLRRADQAEWRALAPDPAEVLLTATGPRRRLWERRVTDPDTLHLRIGLADLPARIELRAGRGGGDEPSMPPAPVAHAVPVPLPLAELGVVGLSGARDRSRALARWLVAQAAALHSPRDLSIVVLSASPDAASHWNWVRWLPHCAPREGEDCVALIGADPDTVARRVTELAIRITERRRSAEPSFGVTPSAPSSYNILLVLDGARQLRRVPGMPQVLSGGPSVGLHAICIDDDERLLPEECTAVAVWDWDRPTHVRLHGNGLDSVGAVLADQVTPAWCDRLARALAPVRDVSRDDAESMIPSSARLLELLHMPSPSAAQIQAVWQAGGRTTSVPVGVSADGVFTVDLRFDGPHGLIAGTTGAGKSELLQTLIASLAVANRPDEMTFVLIDYKGGAAFADCASLPHVVGMVTDLDGHLTERALESLGAEVRRRESLLLHAGAKDIEDYCALFDAGDRRAPSRVPRLVLVIDEFAAMAGELPDFVEGLVDIGRRGRSLGVHLLLATQRPAGVVTGDIRANTNLRIALRVTDADESSDVLDDPSAARISKSSPGRCYVRSGAAAPVAVQAARIGGRRPGNVSSVPAQVVPLPWARLGRPLALSSAVEDESSMVTDLKVLVAAVREACDRSGITEEAPPWLAPLPSVVTLDDLPAVFADEDDVAPLAFGLTDLPASQSRSALCLDLVHGGHLYVAGSSRSGRSTVLRTLAGALASSCAPSDVHLYAIDCGANALLPLVALPHCGAVVGRDQIERMERLLARLHTEVSRRQQVLAATGFASLAEQRAAVTPSERLPWMLLMLDRWEGFVAAFENYDYGRLIDSVLRLLREGTAVGLRAVFTGDRSGLGGQVSTVFDDRLILRMSDPNDYNYAGINERHVPSEMPAGRVLEAVGASSLRASQIALLDPNAAGTAQVAALQQLSRTAERSFSRPSPELRPMHVDELPVRVTYAEALATDPDFKAPSPLWAMVGAGGDELRPIGVDLLAEGPGFTIAGPPRSGRSTVLMTMVRSLLDPDIGEGSVPVALVCPRRSPLLILEDEPGVLGVLSADADEDALGSLIGDCQRYVVAVDDAELLDRSDVGEALEGVLRSARDGDHGVIIAGTNEDLTRAYNGFIPGCRRSRSGVLLAVQSSDDGELLGLRLPRNASSTGAIGRALHVSLGVDVPVQVAVTH